In uncultured Ilyobacter sp., a genomic segment contains:
- the ybeY gene encoding rRNA maturation RNase YbeY, with the protein MELVLEIGNETEGYEEKIDISSIEEYIKGVLEEEYPEAKKPVYVSILLTDNENIQIVNRDYRGKDSPTDVISFAYHETEFEVGPYDTLGDIVISLERVEEQAKDYGHNFQREFYYVLTHGVLHLLGYDHIEDEDKDIMREKEEEILKKHGYTRD; encoded by the coding sequence ATGGAATTAGTACTTGAAATTGGAAATGAAACAGAAGGGTATGAAGAAAAGATAGATATAAGTAGTATAGAGGAGTATATAAAGGGTGTGCTAGAAGAGGAATATCCAGAAGCAAAAAAACCTGTGTATGTATCTATTCTTCTCACTGATAACGAGAACATACAAATTGTGAATAGGGATTATAGAGGAAAAGACTCTCCTACTGACGTAATATCATTTGCCTACCATGAGACAGAGTTTGAAGTGGGGCCCTATGACACTTTAGGTGATATAGTCATATCCTTAGAAAGAGTAGAGGAGCAGGCAAAAGATTATGGACATAATTTTCAGAGGGAATTTTATTATGTTCTGACTCACGGAGTCCTTCATCTCTTGGGATATGATCACATAGAGGATGAAGACAAGGATATCATGAGGGAGAAAGAGGAAGAGATTCTTAAAAAACATGGATACACTAGAGACTAA
- the yfcE gene encoding phosphodiesterase — protein MKLFVISDIHGSLEYLEKALEAYESEKADMILILGDILYHGPRNPIPDSYDPQSVSKLLNTLKNKIIAVRGNCDSEVDQMLLEFPIMSDFSNIFWNNRRIFATHGHIYNMKNIPNISHGDILIHGHTHVPTAEIQNDIFILNPGSITFPKENHPKSYGIFEGNSFKVISFDKKIIKELIF, from the coding sequence ATGAAATTATTTGTTATTTCTGATATTCACGGATCTTTGGAATATCTTGAAAAAGCCTTAGAAGCCTATGAGAGTGAAAAAGCAGATATGATTCTTATTTTAGGTGATATTCTTTATCATGGTCCTAGGAATCCCATTCCAGACTCTTATGATCCTCAGTCTGTTTCAAAACTTTTAAATACTCTGAAAAATAAAATTATTGCCGTAAGAGGGAATTGTGACAGTGAAGTTGATCAGATGCTTTTAGAATTTCCAATCATGTCTGATTTTTCAAATATCTTTTGGAACAACAGGCGTATATTCGCTACCCACGGCCACATCTACAACATGAAAAATATTCCAAATATATCCCATGGAGATATACTCATACATGGACACACCCATGTTCCTACAGCAGAAATTCAAAATGATATATTTATATTAAATCCAGGCTCCATAACTTTCCCAAAAGAAAATCATCCTAAATCATACGGTATATTTGAAGGAAACTCTTTCAAAGTAATCTCATTTGATAAAAAAATTATAAAAGAACTAATATTTTAA
- a CDS encoding diacylglycerol kinase, with the protein MPDKKETHNIRESFNFAIEGVVEAIKTEKHMRFHVWATFVVIILSVIYGVTKSELIILAITISLVWITELINTAVESSIDIVCKSYHPLAKNAKDMAAGAVLVAAMNSLIVGYVIFDEKLDIIFRQTFEFLKSSHKHVFSIILVLVAVAVIWMKSYYKKGSPLKGGMVSGHSALAASIWVNVSFITENVKVFFLTFFLILMIMQSRIEGKIHTPLETLYGAVLGGGLTYFLLVTLKM; encoded by the coding sequence ATGCCTGATAAAAAGGAGACGCATAATATAAGGGAAAGTTTTAATTTTGCTATAGAGGGTGTAGTAGAGGCGATTAAAACAGAAAAACATATGAGATTTCACGTATGGGCTACTTTTGTGGTGATAATCCTTTCTGTTATTTACGGTGTTACAAAATCTGAGTTGATAATTCTTGCCATAACTATTTCCTTGGTTTGGATAACAGAACTTATAAATACGGCTGTTGAAAGCTCTATAGATATAGTGTGTAAATCTTATCATCCCCTTGCTAAAAATGCCAAGGATATGGCTGCAGGAGCCGTCTTGGTGGCTGCAATGAACTCTTTGATAGTAGGATATGTGATATTTGATGAAAAACTTGATATTATTTTCAGACAGACTTTTGAATTTTTAAAAAGTTCTCATAAACATGTTTTTTCTATAATTTTAGTCTTAGTTGCTGTGGCAGTGATATGGATGAAATCCTACTACAAAAAAGGAAGCCCCCTGAAGGGGGGGATGGTGAGCGGTCATAGTGCTTTGGCAGCCTCTATATGGGTAAATGTGTCTTTTATAACAGAAAATGTAAAGGTATTTTTCCTCACCTTTTTTCTTATCCTTATGATTATGCAGTCTAGAATAGAGGGTAAAATCCATACTCCGTTGGAGACTCTTTATGGTGCAGTTTTAGGAGGGGGACTGACTTATTTTTTGTTGGTTACCCTTAAAATGTAG
- a CDS encoding endonuclease/exonuclease/phosphatase family protein — protein sequence MNYLKKVFIYFLISFSVFSQEAYIASFNSLHLGWDKNKDYKSISEFLSLFDLIGLQEVMKKDGVKKLTAELEKTTGEKWKYLISDYSVGSKRYREYYAYIWKDDKVKLVNKKRGFYKSSKESEGKREYMRKPYGADFKIGEFDFTYVLCHVVYGDSIRERRAEAYLLDKVYTYFQDIDENEQDILIGGDFNLPAYDDSFRRLFSHEDQIFYGIDPVNKTTIGKRGLSNSYDNIFYSYKHTKEFTGNSGVIDFTRGNYSEVRKSISDHLPVFIEVDTTEDDD from the coding sequence ATGAATTATTTAAAAAAAGTTTTTATATATTTTCTAATTTCATTTTCGGTTTTTTCCCAGGAGGCATATATAGCCAGTTTTAACTCCCTTCATCTCGGATGGGATAAAAACAAGGACTATAAGAGTATATCTGAATTTTTATCTTTATTTGACCTCATAGGCCTTCAAGAGGTAATGAAAAAAGACGGAGTAAAAAAACTCACTGCAGAACTGGAAAAAACCACAGGTGAAAAGTGGAAATACCTCATATCCGATTATAGTGTTGGGAGCAAAAGATACAGAGAATATTATGCCTATATATGGAAGGATGACAAGGTAAAACTTGTGAATAAAAAAAGAGGTTTTTATAAATCCTCCAAGGAAAGTGAAGGCAAAAGAGAATATATGAGAAAGCCCTACGGGGCAGATTTTAAAATAGGGGAGTTTGATTTTACCTATGTCTTATGTCACGTGGTCTATGGAGACAGCATCAGAGAAAGAAGGGCAGAGGCCTATCTTCTAGATAAAGTATATACATATTTTCAGGATATTGACGAAAATGAACAAGATATACTTATAGGTGGGGATTTTAATCTTCCGGCCTATGATGACTCTTTTAGACGTCTTTTTTCCCATGAAGATCAGATATTTTACGGGATAGATCCTGTAAATAAGACCACAATAGGGAAAAGAGGACTTTCAAATTCGTATGATAATATTTTTTATTCATATAAACACACCAAGGAGTTTACAGGTAACAGCGGAGTAATAGATTTTACACGGGGAAATTATAGCGAGGTGAGAAAAAGTATTTCTGATCATCTTCCGGTTTTTATAGAGGTTGATACAACAGAAGATGATGACTGA
- a CDS encoding thiamine diphosphokinase has product MSRAIVFFNGELSEEEKFYKEFIKKDDDIYCADGGAMHTYRLSKIPIEIMGDMDSVSKDVLRYYENNGTIIKKFSRDKDFTDGELILEYLDSKNYDEVIVFAAMGGRTDHTLTNLNLIFKYKKIRFISEKEEIFAIDRHFKFENKRGNEVSFIPFSDEVSELTLKGFKFPLNRYNLKRGSSICMSNLIVENIAEVNFENGTLLCIVQK; this is encoded by the coding sequence ATGAGTAGAGCGATTGTTTTTTTTAACGGAGAACTTTCAGAAGAAGAGAAATTCTATAAAGAATTTATAAAAAAAGATGATGATATATATTGTGCAGATGGCGGGGCTATGCACACATACAGACTCTCTAAGATACCCATTGAAATAATGGGAGATATGGATTCTGTTTCAAAAGATGTACTGAGATACTATGAAAATAACGGGACTATTATAAAAAAATTCTCTAGAGATAAGGATTTTACAGATGGAGAATTAATCCTAGAATATCTAGATTCTAAAAATTATGATGAGGTAATTGTTTTTGCAGCCATGGGAGGCAGGACCGATCATACTCTCACAAATCTAAATTTAATCTTTAAATATAAAAAAATCAGATTTATATCTGAAAAAGAGGAGATATTTGCAATAGACAGGCATTTTAAATTTGAAAATAAAAGGGGGAATGAGGTATCCTTTATACCTTTTTCAGATGAGGTCAGTGAGCTGACACTGAAAGGATTTAAATTTCCCCTTAACAGATATAACTTAAAAAGAGGATCCTCGATTTGTATGAGTAATCTCATAGTAGAAAATATAGCAGAAGTAAACTTTGAAAATGGGACACTCCTCTGCATAGTTCAAAAATAA